The Sphingopyxis sp. BE259 nucleotide sequence CGTTAACCGTCGACGAGACGGCGGTCGATCGGCCCTTGTACAAGCTCATTTACCTGACTCGGCACCCAGCCGGCATCAAGGTGTTCCGTGACGCACACCGAAAGTCTCTCGAGACACAAGCGACCTACAAATCGGCGAAAAAGGCGGAGACGCGGAGGGCTGCAAGCGGAATGAACGACATGTTTGCTGGCCAGTCTGCCATGGAACCGGGCGAGCGAAGCGCTCGCGAAATATCCCAAGGCGAGGCGGCCGCGCGGTCAACGATGCTTCAAATCCTGTCGGAAAGCTCGGACGATTTGAAATGGAAAGATGTCTGGCCGCGCGTGTTGGATCTTTGCGCGGTTACTTACGGCGCCCTCGGTGACATCGCTAACGACTTAAGGAAGCGCGGGCTAATAATTGTCCCTGCGTGGAGCGGCGACGCGTTGAGGCGCCCGAAGGATGATTTCTCTATCAAACTCGCGCCTTAAGGAGGGGCGTCTCCTTTTCATCCCAAGAAACTAGAACTTGTCGGCCTGCAAGCCGCCAGAGCCTGCGGTAGCGCGTAAGTAGTTTCCCGAATCCCAATCCCCGTTTACGGCGATCCAATGGTCAGAAGTTCAACAATTGCCGAACGGGTCGAGTCTCTTGTCCGCCGAATGGACGGGACGCCTCTCTGCGACGAATGCATCACTGATCGCCTCGACCTTTCTTCGATTACGCAGGCTAGCGTCGCGACGAGTACCGTCGGCGGCGTCGGTGGATTCGAACGGCTAAGGGAACCCTGCGGCCTGTGCGGCGAGCCGCGGCACGTCATCCGTTACAAGAGCTGAACTTCGCAAATTTGCTGCGGCGAATTCGATCGCGGCTGAATGGGCGTGCTCTGGCGCCGGCAGGCGGCGCCAGGGGCCGCGCGTTGTTTTGGGCCGCGCAGCGCACTCGGCTCGGTTTCCTTGCCGGACGGCGGCTGGCCCACAGGCCCGCGCGCACGCCGTCCGGCTGCGGCCTCGCCAAGAGCGCGTTTGTCTTTGGGCGCTTCGCGCGGTTCTTTGATGCTTTGCGATAGCGACGGGGTTTGAATCGATCGGTCCTCCGCGTTACGGACCCGGCAATGATGATCGGCCTGTTCCTGCTCGCCTCGGTCGTTCCGAGCGGCCAATCCTTCGCCTGCACACCCGTCGCGGTCTGGGATGGCGATGGGCCGATCTGGTGCGCGGAAGGCCCACACATTCGCCTTTCGGGCGTCGCTGCGCGCGAAATGGACGGTAGCTGTATTCCGGAACATCCCTGTCCGGACGCCGATGCGGTCGCGGCGCGCGATCATCTCGTCGGCTTGCTTGGTGAGCCGCAAGGGCGGAACCGAACCGGCCATATTCTCGTCCGCGGCCCGGCCATGAACTGCCTATCGCGCGGCGGGGCGGGTGGCACCCGCACCGCCGCCTTCTGCACCTCGCCCCGCTCGGGCGATATCTCCTGCTCCATGGTACGCAGCGGCCTCACCGCGCGCTGGGACAAATATTGGGGTACGCATCGCTGCGACTGATCGGACCGGATTCGGCGCGGGGGTCGGGTGGGCCGGCCTTTGCGTGCGGTGCTGGACGTTGGATGGCCCTGGCGGCGGCCCTTGTCTCCGTTGCTCAAGGCCACCCCTTCCTGTCGCCTTTCTGCGGGCCCGGCTCGCCTCTGGCCGTCAACCCCATGCGGGGTTCGCCCTCGCGTGCCGCTCGGTGACGGCAGCTCGCGGTCCCTTCTTCTGGCGCCATCGGGGATGTCCCCCGAACAACCGAAGGAGAAAGTCCATGCCCACCATCGCCAACCTCAACGTCAAGCCCGACGGCAGCTTCGAAGGCACGCTTGCCACCCTCAACGTCACCGCGCCGATAGCTATCGTGCCGAACGGTCGCAAGACCAAGGAAAACGAACCCGACTATCGTATCATCAGCCGCAAAAATGGCTTCGAGCTCGGTGCCGGCTGGACCCGCACCTCGCAGAACAACGGCGCCGAATATGTGTCGGTGACGATGTCGGCCCCCGAATTCGGGACCATCTACGGCAATGTCGCCAACGCCCCCGGCGACGACCCGATGAAGAAGGTCATCATCTGGAACCCGCCGTCCTGACGGGCACCCCGGCTCCGCCTTAGGGCGGAGCCGGTTGATTGCATCACGTGAAGGCGGTCCTCTGGGCCGCCTTTTCGTTTCTTGTGCTGACGAGTGTGGGTTTCCGGGGCCCGGCGCTCGGTTATCCTCCTTTTCGGCGACTGGGCTGTCGCAGACGACGAGGGCCGCACATGTTGCGAACGGCAGAATGTCGACAGATCTGCGAAATAAAAGGTCAGCGAGGGGGCCGGGACGCGGCGGCGAATCGGGGGCGGGTGGGGCGTGGGGGCTCTGCCGCATGGGACCGGGCCATACCCGCTCTCGATTGCCGCTATTCCCTTGGCCGAGGCCAGGCCTCCTTCAATCAACCCGTAAAGGGTCCCTACGCTTCGCTTGGGCCGCGGCTTCGCCGCGATGATTGCGGCCTGTCCCCGTCCGGCGGGGCGCCTGTCGAGCGGGAATGGCCCGCTCCAAAGGACAGGAGTTGATCCCATGCCGCTTTCTACCGCCCAATCGCTTGGATGGAGCCTCGCCCGGACCATGATGACCGTGATCATCCTGATCGAGACCAGCGCCGGATATTCGGTCATGCCGCTCGATGAGTTCGACGGCGACCCCGAAACGATCGTCAGCGAATATGACCCTTTCAATCGCTAAGCCTCTGGAATTGGTTCCAGATTGGAGCCGGTTCGGGTTCTCCCCCGAGCCGGCTTCTGCTATGTTTTTCATACAGATTGCGCTGTGGTGGTGGTGGTGGGCGCGTCCGACAGGAGGACGTTCATGACCCTGATGCTGATCCTTGGCGCGGTTGCCGCATTCTATTGCCTGCTGCTGCTCTTTCGCTGCGCGACCTACGCGCTACCAATCTTCGCCGGGCTTGGCTTGGCCTTCACACTTCGGGACCAGGGTTTCGACTGGATGGTCATTTTGGCGGCGGGATTGCTGGCGGGTGTCTCCGTCCATACCCTCGGCCGGCACCTGGCGCGGGGCTCGGCTCCGCTTGCCGTCAGGCTTGGCGTCATCCTGATTTTCGTGGGCGCCGCCGCTGCTGCTGGCTACCAGGCTGGGGCCGCACTCGCGATGCTGGTCGACCTCGATCCCTGGACGCAGCGTGGCATTTCCATTCTGACCGCCTTAGCCACCGGCTACTCCGGTTGGCGCAATCTCCTGTCGCCGGGGGGCGCGCTCGACCGACCCGCGCTGCACAGTTAGGCGTTCACCCGCC carries:
- a CDS encoding DUF736 family protein, with the protein product MPTIANLNVKPDGSFEGTLATLNVTAPIAIVPNGRKTKENEPDYRIISRKNGFELGAGWTRTSQNNGAEYVSVTMSAPEFGTIYGNVANAPGDDPMKKVIIWNPPS